From Cannabis sativa cultivar Pink pepper isolate KNU-18-1 chromosome 8, ASM2916894v1, whole genome shotgun sequence, a single genomic window includes:
- the LOC115701518 gene encoding granule-bound starch synthase 2, chloroplastic/amyloplastic encodes MASSVGYFPFVPETKTDTFVIINHKSCHPPRFPFFSNLPRKSLTGSSRGSSSVVGFCNGLILGGSSSRRQLQRNKPLKALDKDSEGSDERLEGSDDAIQATIEKSKKVLAMQRDLLQQIAERRKMISSIKSSTIDSEEEDDDTSDEVGDDKNAAESYDERILSSTYSYSTKEQKLENPPSATSSEFSGVKNIPEKDLPKQNTPPRVDSIKQSKYSSLEEKASYEDNSPAEYQNDRIPFSTYVLSSKEKKRETPPSVASRKFSESEKNPDSDSSKESTLPLKQSQQSSPLPSFLASNFKASPVKDERQVNLKEPSLASSFKDEKQVSSEESIPQPVHDKKDDSSYEDAKPPPLAGTNVMNIIMVSAECAPWSKTGGLGDVAGALPKALARRGHRVMVVAPRYGQYAEAKETGVRKRYKVAGQDMEVTYFQAYIDGVDFVFIDSPIFQHLENNIYGGNRLDILRRMALFCKAAVEVPWYVPCGGVVYGDGNLAFIANDWHTALLPVYLKAYYRDNGLMTYTRSILVIHNIAHQGRGPVEDFLTVDLPQHYIDYFKLYDPVGGEHFNIFAAGLKTADRVVTVSHGYAWEIKTIEGGWGLHGIINENDWKLRGIVNGIDTKEWNPQYDVHLTTDGYTNYSLETLQTGKAQCKAALQKELGLPVRPDVPLIGFIGRLDPQKGVDIIAEAIPWMMDQDVQLVMLGTGRPDLEEMLRQFEGQHRDKVRGWVGFSVKTSHRITAGADILLMPSRFEPCGLNQLYAMKYGTIPVVHAVGGLRDTVEQFNPYEESGLGWTFDSAESHKLIHALGNCLFTYRDYKQSWEGLQRRGMTKDLSWDKAAETYEEVLVAAKYQW; translated from the exons ATGGCTTCTTCTGTAGGGTATTTCCCTTTTGTCCCAGAGACAAAGACTGACACTTTTGTGATTATCAACCACAAAAGTTGTCACCCACCAAGATTCCCCTTCTTCTCTAATCTACCAAGAAAATCCCTCACTGGCTCAAGTCGTGGGTCTTCTTCAGTAGTGGGATTTTGTAATGGATTAATCTTAGGTGGCAGCAGTAGTAGAAGGCAGTTACAGAGGAATAAGCCTCTGAAAGCTTTGGATAAGGATTCTGAAGGTAGTGATGAAAGACTTGAGGGATCAGATGATGCAATTCAGGCCACCATTGAGAAGAGCAAGAAGGTTCTTGCTATGCAAAGAGACTTGCTGCAACAG attgcagaaagaagaaaaatgatTTCTTCTATCAAAAGTAGTACTATTGAttcagaagaagaagatgatgacaCATCTGATGAGGTAGGAGACGATAAGAATGCTGCTGAAAGCTATGACGAGAGAATCCTTTCCAGTACCTATTCATATTCTACCAAAGAACAGAAGCTAGAAAACCCGCCTTCTGCTACCAGTAGTGAGTTTAGTGGAGTTAAGAACATACCTGAAAAAGATTTACCTAAACAAAATACTCCCCCTCGAGTTGATTCTATCAAACAGTCAAAATACTCTAGTTTGGAGGAAAAAGCTTCTTATGAGGATAACAGTCCTGCTGAATACCAAAACGACAGAATCCCTTTCAGCACCTATGTCCTTTCTTctaaagaaaagaagagagaaaccCCGCCTTCTGTTGCTAGCAGAAAGTTTAGTGAAAGTGAGAAAAACCCTGACAGCGATTCATCTAAAGAAAGCACCCTCCCTCTGAAACAGTCACAACAGTCCAGTCCCCTTCCATCCTTTCTTGCAAGTAACTTTAAAGCCTCCCCTGTTAAAGATGAAAGGCAAGTAAATTTGAAGGAACCAAGTTTAGCCTCGAGTTTTAAAGATGAAAAGCAGGTAAGTTCGGAAGAATCAATTCCTCAACCAGTCCATGATAAGAAAGATGACTCCTCATATGAAGACGCAAAACCCCCTCCTTTGGCTGGGACAAATGTCATGAATATCATAATGGTATCTGCAGAATGTGCTCCATGGTCAAAAACAG GTGGTCTTGGAGATGTTGCTGGGGCTTTACCAAAGGCTTTGGCTCGGCGTGGACACAGGGTTATG GTTGTGGCACCTCGCTATGGTCAATACGCTGAAGCCAAAGAGACAGGAGTACGGAAAAGATATAAAGTAGCTGGCCAGGATATGGAAGTGACATACTTCCAAGCATATATCGATGGTGTAGATTTCGTTTTCATTGACAGTCCTATCTTTCAGCACTTAGAAAACAATATATATGGAGGAAACCGATTG GACATTTTAAGACGCATGGCGTTGTTTTGCAAAGCTGCTGTTGAG GTCCCTTGGTACGTTCCATGCGGTGGTGTTGTCTATGGAGATGGGAACTTGGCTTTCATTGCAAATGATTGGCATACAGCACTTTTACCAGTATATTTGAAGGCGTACTATCGTGATAACGGCTTAATGACATATACACGGTCAATCCTTGTCATTCATAACATAGCTCACCAG GGCCGAGGCCCAGTAGAGGACTTCCTCACTGTGGATCTCCCACAACATTACATCGATTATTTCAAATTATATGATCCTGTTGGCGGCGAGCACTTTAATATCTTCGCAGCTGGTTTAAAGACAGCAGACCGAGTTGTCACTGTAAGCCATGGGTATGCCTGGGAGATTAAAACTATTGAAGGCGGTTGGGGTTTACATGGAATCATCAATGAGAACGACTGGAAACTTCGGGGCATTGTGAATGGAATCGACACAAAGGAGTGGAATCCACAATACGACGTTCATCTAACCACAGATGGTTACACAAACTACTCCCTAGAGACACTCCAAACCGGAAAGGCTCAGTGTAAGGCAGCTTTGCAAAAAGAGCTGGGTCTACCCGTTCGTCCAGATGTTCCCCTCATTGGCTTCATCGGTAGGTTGGATCCACAAAAAGGTGTTGACATCATTGCTGAGGCAATTCCATGGATGATGGATCAGGATGTGCAACTAGTCATGTTGGGAACTGGCCGACCTGATCTGGAAGAGATGCTCAGGCAATTCGAAGGCCAACATAGGGACAAAGTGAGGGGATGGGTCGGTTTTTCTGTTAAAACATCTCACAGGATAACCGCAGGTGCAGACATTCTACTCATGCCATCAAGATTCGAACCTTGTGGGCTGAACCAACTGTACGCCATGAAGTATGGCACGATTCCTGTTGTTCATGCTGTTGGTGGGCTAAGAGACACAGTCGAGCAGTTCAATCCGTACGAAGAATCTGGACTGGGGTGGACATTTGATAGCGCTGAATCGCACAAGCTCATACATGCATTAGGGAACTGTTTATTTACTTACCGGGATTACAAGCAGAGTTGGGAAGGACTCCAGAGACGAGGTATGACAAAAGACCTTAGCTGGGATAAAGCTGCTGAGACTTACGAAGAGGTACTTGTGGCTGCCAAGTACCAGTGGTGA
- the LOC115699732 gene encoding pentatricopeptide repeat-containing protein At5g50390, chloroplastic, with the protein MEVPSQIRINSSWRLSISDSSLSGHRYLFSGYSFSVSRRKWRNPFVQIRCSSAMEQGLKPRPKLNHVKFDVKETVLEETQIRKSSVGICNQIETFVLYKRYREALELFEILELDGGCCDVGSSTYDALVSACIGLRSIRGVKRVCNLMNKNGFELDLYMRNRVLLMHLRCGMMIDAHKLFDEMPEKNSVSWNTMISGLVDSGEFMKACKLFLMMWEEFSEGGSRLFAMMIRASAGLGLIFAGRQFHSCALKMGVDQDIFVSCALIDMYSKCGNLEDAQFVFDELPKKTTVGWNTIIAGYALHGYTEEALSLYYEMSGSNVTMDHFTFSILVRICTRLASLEHAKQAHAGLVRHGFGSDIVANTALVDFYSKWGRIEDARHVFDKMPCKNLISWNALIAGYGNHGRGEEAIELFEKMLEEGLMPNHVTFLAVLSACSYSGLSERGWEFFESMSKDHKIKPRAMHYACMIELLGREGLLDEAYALLSKAPFKPTANMWAALLTACRIREDLELGKLAAEKLYGMEPEKLSNYIVLLNIYNSSGKLREAAGVVQTLKRKGLRMLPACSWIEVKKKSHVFYSGDKTHSEIEKIYQKVEELMAEISKHGYIGKEKTLLPDVDEHEERILLYHSEKLAIAYGMLSTLDGTSLQIVQSHRVCSDCHSAIKLMALITGREIVLRDGSRFHHFKDGNCSCGDYW; encoded by the coding sequence ATGGAAGTTCCATCTCAGATCCGCATTAACAGCAGCTGGCGATTGTCTATATCGGATTCTAGTCTTTCTGGGCATAGGTATTTGTTTTCTGGGTACAGTTTCTCTGTCTCCAGAAGGAAATGGAGGAACCCTTTTGTTCAGATTAGGTGTTCCTCGGCGATGGAACAGGGGTTGAAGCCACGCCCCAAATTGAATCATGTGAAATTCGATGTGAAAGAAACTGTTTTGGAGGAAACCCAGATCAGAAAATCGAGTGTTGGGATCTGTAATCAGATTGAGACGTTTGTTTTGTATAAAAGATATAGGGAAGCACTTGAATTGTTTGAAATTTTGGAGCTTGATGGTGGATGTTGTGATGTGGGTAGTAGTACGTATGATGCTTTGGTGAGTGCTTGTATTGGATTAAGATCCATTAGAGGAGTGAAGAGGGTGTGTAATTTGATGAATAAGAATGGGTTTGAATTGGATTTGTATATGAGGAACAGGGTATTGTTGATGCACTTGAGATGTGGTATGATGATTGACGCTCATAAACTGTTCGATGAAATGCCTGAGAAGAACTCGGTTTCTTGGAACACAATGATATCCGGGCTTGTTGATTCTGGAGAGTTTATGAAGGCGTGTAAGTTGTTTCTAATGATGTGGGAGGAGTTTTCTGAAGGGGGGTCTCGCCTGTTCGCCATGATGATTCGGGCGTCGGCGGGGTTGGGACTCATCTTTGCTGGAAGACAGTTTCATTCGTGTGCTTTGAAGATGGGTGTAGACCAAGATATTTTTGTGTCTTGTGCATTGATTGACATGTATAGTAAGTGTGGAAACCTAGAAGATGCTCAATTTGTTTTTGATGAGTTGCCTAAAAAGACAACAGTGGGATGGAATACTATAATAGCAGGTTATGCACTTCATGGTTATACTGAAGAAGCTTTGAGCTTGTATTATGAGATGAGTGGATCTAATGTCACCATGGACCATTTCACATTTTCTATACTCGTAAGAATATGTACAAGATTAGCTTCATTAGAACATGCTAAGCAAGCTCATGCAGGTTTAGTTCGTCATGGTTTCGGGTCAGATATAGTGGCCAACACGGCACTTGTGGACTTCTATAGCAAATGGGGAAGAATAGAAGACGCTCGCCATGTTTTCGACAAGATGCCCTGCAAAAACCTTATTTCTTGGAATGCCTTGATTGCTGGATATGGTAATCACGGTAGGGGTGAAGAAGCCATCGAATTATTCGAGAAGATGCTCGAAGAAGGGCTGATGCCCAACCATGTAACGTTTCTTGCTGTATTATCAGCTTGCAGCTATTCGGGATTATCAGAACGTGGATGGGAGTTTTTTGAGTCAATGAGTAAAGATCACAAGATTAAACCTCGTGCAATGCATTATGCATGTATGATTGAATTGCTAGGACGAGAGGGGCTTTTGGATGAAGCCTATGCACTATTAAGCAAGGCACCATTTAAGCCAACGGCTAACATGTGGGCTGCTTTGCTGACAGCTTGTAGAATCCGTGAGGATTTAGAGCTTGGTAAACTTGCAGCTGAAAAACTCTATGGAATGGAGCCTGAGAAGCTAAGTAACTATATTGTACTCTTGAATATATACAACAGTTCTGGCAAGTTAAGGGAAGCTGCTGGTGTTGTTCAGactttaaaaagaaaaggatTGAGAATGCTTCCGGCTTGTAGTTGGATTGAAGTGAAAAAAAAGTCTCATGTTTTCTATTCCGGAGATAAAACTCACTCAGAaattgagaaaatataccaaaaggtggaagaattgatggcaGAAATTTCAAAACATGGTTACATTGGTAAGGAGAAGACTCTGCTTCCTGATGTGGATGAACATGAAGAACGAATACTGCTATACCACAGTGAGAAATTGGCTATAGCATATGGTATGCTCAGTACTCTAGATGGAACATCACTACAGATTGTGCAGAGCCACCGAGTCTGCAGCGATTGCCATTCCGCCATAAAGTTAATGGCTTTGATCACCGGACGGGAAATTGTTCTAAGAGATGGCAGCAGATTTCACCATTTTAAAGATGGTAACTGTTCTTGTGGGGATTATTGGTGA
- the LOC115701519 gene encoding defective in cullin neddylation protein AAR3 has translation MDAMDSYTSNSYDISDAYRQFCDIGSGNLYFQGEEGYRKNEELQMAQCSREALTQLSKMVESRLHGRTSVFDGISKLMSQLNLMVDFSEFSRFYEFVFFLCRENGQKNITVKKAVTAWRLVLAGRFRLLNHWCEFVEKNQRHNISEDTWRQVLAFSRCVHENLEGYDPEGAWPVLIDDFVEHMYRISGSNKKHNFSCNCGDSETESGVCDNDSLPGLKSLPGLKRKSFKELEKDDLGSLITIFPDSTNLNPVMSIKRNRSIIYRPPENREDDNPLVENDDFMDISRCNNNTQLNASTKSPCAIEGCMSKGFAAEGIFPTTRPCSRLKREARVPFTAQNYTSSSPEKLLHRVT, from the exons ATGGATGCCATGGATTCCTATACCTCCAATTCCTATGATATTTCTGATGCTTATCGCCAATTCTGTG ATATTGGATCAGGGAATCTGTATTTTCAAGGGGAAGAAGGTTATAGAAAAAATGAGGAGTTACAAATGGCTCAATGTTCACGAGAGGCACTGACTCAGCTTTCGAAGATGGTAGAGTCAAGACTGCATGGAAG GACGTCTGTTTTTGATGGAATTTCCAAGCTTATGTCACAACTCAACTTGATG gTTGATTTTTCCGAATTCTCACGCTTCTATGaatttgttttctttctttgcCGTGAAAATGGTCAAAAGAACATCA CTGTAAAAAAGGCTGTTACTGCATGGAGATTAGTTCTTGCCGGAAGGTTTCGATTGCTTAATCATTGGTGTGAGTTTGTTGAG AAAAATCAGCGGCATAATATCTCAGAGGATACTTGGCGGCAAGTTTTAGCTTTCAGTCGGTGTGTACATGAAAATTTGGAGGGATATGATCCCGAAG GAGCTTGGCCCGTATTAATAGATGACTTCGTTGAGCACATGTACAG GATTTCTGGATCTAATAAAAAGCATAACTTTTCATGTAATTGTGGTGACTCAGAAACTGAGTCTGGTGTATGTGACAACGACTCCCTACCCG GGCTGAAAAGTCTCCCCGGCTTGAAGAGGAAGTCATTCAAGGAGCTTGAAAAAGATGATTTGGGATCCTTAATAACAATCTTTCCAGATAGTACCAACTTAAATCCTGTAATGAGCATAAAGAGAAACCGGTCTATTATTTACAGACCACCGGAAAACCGAGAGGATGATAATCCATTAGTGGAGAATGATGATTTTATGGACATCAGTAGATGTAATAATAATACTCAGTTGAATGCTTCTACTAAGTCACCATGTGCAATTGAAGGTTGTATGTCAAAAGGATTTGCAGCAGAAGGGATCTTCCCAACAACACGCCCATGTTCGCGCTTAAAACGAGAAGCACGAGTTCCCTTTACCGCTCAGAACTACACATCCTCCTCTCCTGAAAAACTCCTGCACAGAGTGACTTAA
- the LOC115699007 gene encoding uncharacterized protein LOC115699007, giving the protein MAYLTSCWFIVETVIIPDGLIKKWFCLSFFIHPLILFFCQIFLWLKLLIQILLYVLLFPFRAIYVICLCIFRVFKKCIIVCLFSLTRLFKSVEVDEDLVDHEYYYETQPSFDFYNHEIDYFFTSMKCCKVKLLEFEEDHEFEDTIDYADDDVIVNNSSNNNNGESLFYLCDVSTRNYKEKYLFLGSNTDENSSQIQGNHENMFYPSQENLICGGSNSQDRADSPPSSDFRVLQVERQDDNSSDGLFYKIYAERMRWFDVLNYERTCGMSAIMQNKEIVDCGVNKISKTRLLRSIENDFEMVYVAQSCLSWEILNHQYKKVKEVVINMGGGDDDDDHNNMYCSNVATEFQKFQVVLERFMEDEQCEGKRVWNFVRARFSLKSLLQVPAVSVKGLKEYDKEEMRGEGTNLNQVLKAIEDCIQAFSLFVKTDNIKKPWWKIKNSPWAYPPVEDPRDLELLAQLNKRLQKSKLWMKDLEGKKRCLVKRVVKPLEECEREEMLLTMIDLSLVSRVLQMSMVSSSHLKWCQQKLHNIEFKDGKVVRTSTHSLFPP; this is encoded by the exons ATGGCTTATTTAACATCTTGTTGGTTTATTGTTGAGACAGTCATAATCCCAGATGGATTAATTAAGAAGTGGTTTTGTTTAAGCTTTTTTATCCATCCTTTAATCCTTTTCTTTTGCCAAATTTTTCTCTGGCTCAAACTTCTAATACAAATCCTTCTATATGTATTACTATTCCCTTTTAGAGCCATTTATGTTATTTGTTTGTGTATATTTagagtttttaaaaaatgtattatTGTCTGTCTTTTTTCATTGACAAGATTATTTAAAAGTGTTGAAGTTGATGAAGACTTGGTTGAtcatgaatattattatgaaaCTCAACCAAGTTTTGACTTTTATAACCATGAAATAGATTATTTTTTTACCTCCATGAAATGTTGCAAGGTGAAACTTCTTGAGTTTGAGGAAGATCATGAATTTGAAGACACCATAGATTATGCAGATGATGATGTAATTGTTAATAATagtagtaataataacaatggaGAGAGTCTATTTTATCTATGTGATGTTTCAACTAGGAATTATAAGGAGAAGTACTTGTTTTTGGGGTCCAACACAGATGAAAATTCAAGTCAGATTCAGGGGAATCATGAAAACATGTTCTATCCAAGTCAAGAGAACTTGATTTGTGGTGGCTCAAACTCACAAGACAGAGCAGATTCACCACCATCCTCTGATTTTCGAGTACTACAAGTCGAAAGACAAGATGATAATTCATCAGATGGATTATTCTACAAGATTTATGCTGAGAGAATGAGATGGTTTGATGTACTAAACTATGAGAGAACTTGTGGAATGA GTGCAATAATGCAGAACAAGGAGATTGTTGATTGTGGAGTGAACAAAATTAGTAAAACAAGGCTTTTGAGAAGTATAGAGAATGACTTTGAAATGGTTTATGTAGCTCAATCATGCTTGTCATGGGAGATTCTTAATCATCAATACAAAAAGGTCAAAGAAGTAGTAATCAATATGGGtggtggtgatgatgatgatgatcataaCAACATGTATTGTAGTAATGTGGCAACTGAATTCCAAAAGTTTCAAGTTGTTTTGGAGAGATTTATGGAAGATGAACAGTGTGAGGGAAAAAGAGTTTGGAATTTTGTTAGAGCAAGATTTTCTCTTAAAAGTCTTCTCCAAGTCCCAGCCGTTTCAG TGAAAGGCTTGAAGGAGTATGACAAGGAAGAAATGAGAGGAGAAGGTACAAATTTAAACCAAGTGTTGAAAGCCATAGAGGATTGCATACAAGCTTTTTCATTGTTTGTCAAAACAGATAACATCAAAAAGCCTTGGTGGAAAATCAAAAACTCTCCTTGGGCTTATCCACCTGTGGAAGACCCAAGAGATTTAGAGCTTTTAGCCCAACTCAACAAGAGACTCCAAAAG AGCAAACTATGGATGAAAGATTTAGAAGGGAAGAAGAGGTGTTTGGTAAAGAGGGTAGTGAAGCCTTTGGAAGAGTGTGAAAGAGAAGAGATGTTGTTGACAATGATAGATCTGAGTCTTGTGTCAAGGGTTCTTCAAATGTCCATGGTTTCCTCCTCTCACCTTAAATGGTGCCAACAAAAGCTACATAACATTGAGTTCAAAGATGGCAAAGTAGTGAGGACATCTACTCACTCCCTATTCCCACCTTAA